In Hevea brasiliensis isolate MT/VB/25A 57/8 unplaced genomic scaffold, ASM3005281v1 Scaf505, whole genome shotgun sequence, the following proteins share a genomic window:
- the LOC131177496 gene encoding uncharacterized protein LOC131177496 has protein sequence MAGSKQVSDENVKVPNVFERAKEEIQAVMHSDILHRHREETHGTSNYIDENTSLDDVKAPNVFERAKEEIEALIQTIHPKKESENHSKGDQSVQFESENDVKPTNLIERAKEEIEVIIHHKNSPRIHHKETHGKGDDIDETTPIDEIKGPSIFQRAKEEIEALVETIHPKKESINFVSSPMKEEGGFGASIGRGLEKVCSPYKEGGFGASIGRGLEKVCSPWGSKKD, from the exons ATGGCCGGATCGAAGCAGGTCTCAG ATGAAAATGTGAAAGTACCCAATGTTTTTGAAAGAGCCAAGGAGGAGATCCAGGCGGTAATGCACAGCGACATATTGCATCGCCATCGTGAGGAAACTCATGGCACGAGTAATTACATTGATGAAAATACCTCACTGGATGATGTCAAAGCTCCCAATGTGTTTGAGCGAGCAAAGGAGGAGATCGAGGCTTTGATTCAAACTATCCATCCCAAGAAAGAGTCTGAAAATCACAGCAAAGG GGATCAGTCTGTGCAGTTTGAGTCAGAGAATGATGTTAAGCCAACAAATTTAATTGAAAGAGCCAAGGAAGAGATCGAAGTAATAATCCACCATAAGAATTCGCCTCGCATTCATCACAAAGAAACTCATGGAAAGGGAGATGACATTGATGAGACCACTCCGATTGATGAAATCAAAGGGCCAAGTATTTTCCAACGAGCTAAGGAAGAAATCGAAGCCCTTGTTGAAACCATCCACCCTAAGAAGGAATCCATCAATTTTGTTTCTTCACCGATGAAGGAAGAAGGTGGCTTTGGAGCTTCTATCGGGAGAGGGCTTGAAAAAGTATGTTCACCATACAAGGAAGGTGGATTTGGAGCATCCATTGGAAGAGGGCTTGAAAAGGTTTGCTCTCCTTGGGGTAGTAAGaaagattaa